In Setaria italica strain Yugu1 chromosome IX, Setaria_italica_v2.0, whole genome shotgun sequence, the genomic stretch TTTATACTTCTGTTAAGATCAACTATAGTCTCTAATCCAATCAAGTTCATAGCAATATAACATATCCATTCCTTTGAAGCCTACCAAATAGTGATGGGTCAAAGTCACAAATGGTTCGACCAAGAAGTTGATCTGAACCATCACCACCATAGATTATAGCAGCCAGATCGATCATCAAGAACACCAAATGATGGCATTATATCCCAGAAGCCTGATCATCTAATCTAATCAATGGATTAAGCATCGTAATACAAATCTAAAGCATCGAAACATAAGGAATCATAAGAACCAGAGACCGTACAGACAGAAGTAGCAGCCAATGCTATCCAAACTGAACACTCATACAAGCATTGGGGGCATCCGTCCCCAACTCACTCATAAGTCATAACCAAATTAAGATACTCTCATCAAACTACAAGAAACAACAAAGCGCTTTAAGCGCAGATCAAAGGATCTCACCTTGGCTCAATAGCTTGTTGCATATGGGCAACACCTGCATGAAAGGTCCCAGCTTCTGGTGTTCGGCAAGCAACTCGGCTAAATACTGACTGAAGAAACCAAAGGAACCGATGATGATTGTTAAGGCCATGACAATACCATCAATTGAACTGAACAAGAAAAGAGGGGCAAAGAAGCAATCTCGGAATCAATAATTGTCGAATAAAACACAGAAGAAATCCATGCGCCGCTCTACCTATCAACATCTGGATTGCTTCTAATCTGAGGGGAGAGGTTTCGCGCAGGGGAGAACCCCTGGCTGTAGAGCCCCGACATGGCGGCGGCTCTGGAGAGTGAGGGTTGCAATCGAGGAGGCGGCCAGGTGATTGAGAGGGATACGCAGCCAAGAagtggaggcgaggcgaggcgaggcgaggcgaggagaTGGTGTTTGCGGTGTGGGGTGGTAGGAAGAGAGGTAAAAAGGCTCGCTGCTTTAGGGTGCAGCCTGCAGCGGCAGCAGCCAGCgtagggggaggagagagagagggagaggggttGGCAGGCAGCCGGTGCCGCTCTGGAAacccttctttctctctcttgcttGCAACACGACACGattgattttctttttatcaAAACAAAAACAACAGCTAAGGaaaaacatgataaaaataCCCCTTCTTGTTTTCTTGAGTCACGTCAACAAGTCTATGTCTACAGGTTGCTATACCGTGGTTATCCGATTAGCGATGAATTGTTTCTTTTCATTGAGATGTACATGTGGTGGAATTATTGCCGCGTAATATATCTATAGCTCTCTAAAATGATCTTAAGAACATGCAGCATGTTATGCTGAAACTTGCAATCAACATATAAGTTCAAGTTTTCATGCGACTTTTCTCGTGACGAGTATGCTATAACTCTTCTCTAGTCTTTATATATATTGTTGGTGTATACAGCAATACAAGCGCGCATgaagtatttttcttttgttagatATGTTTTCTATCTACTATGACGACAtgaatgatgaaaaaaaatgtCGCTATATAAGTTTGCGTGGCGTATAATTATATCTATCTGTAAATTAGTCATCATGGCGTATAGACTTTTGTCGTACTACAAGAAAAACGACATCTCTTCTGTGTGTTCCTTCGTGTTTGTAGCGTCACGAAAATATGCATATACATTGTGGCTGTCTTAAAGTCATAACAACATTCGTTTCTGTATGCAACCATGCAACAAGAATTTCAAAGTTTTCAATGATTTTATAGAGATTTACTATTACAAAACAGTTAATGTATATTTTCTCTCATTTTATAGCGTGCCCGAATTTCATCCATGCTAGTATTGCCCAATAAAACCACATAAGCCCACTCTTCCGTTTTCTCAACACCCATTTTTTAGCATCTTAAGTGTGATATAATAGCTGGGAAATCTTGGACAAGCCAAGCCTGATGCAGTGATGCTACTCTTCCTAAGCTGTCCATTTTGTCATTAGAGCAAACTCCAAAATCCCCTTTCCCTGGCTTGAGCTTCCACCAAGACCCAGTACATGGGTGTTTTCTGCAAACTCAATTTTGGCTATCAAGCATTCAGTGTCATGGACCCTCGTGACTAAGACTGCATCTGGATTCTTGACTGGCATTTGCTCCAGCAAGCGAGCGAGCCACAGGGAAACTTTCAGAGGTTGCTATTTTAACCGGTCGTGTACGTAGAGGCCCACAGAAATGGCCGGGTATCGCCCTTTTCCTCGGCAAAATGTGTCGGTTGCTGGTGAGCATGGTTGTCACTATCGGTACACAGCGGCAGGATCCTATCAACAGTGGGGTGGAGTAGCTTGTAGAGCTTAGAGTGAGCCattgtgtggtggtggtggatacAATGCAAACTTTTCCAGGCCACTGATAGCGATAAATTTCTTTGCACCCCCTGTATTGCGCGGAAAACTAAATAAATTTTATTAGACAGCTAAGTAGAAAATAGTGCCCATTTGCTTGAATTCTTTTAGTATAGATTTCATACAAAACCAATAATAACTCGCTTATGAGTCTACTATTATAGAATCTGTGCTTCACAAAAAGAACCATATGAATAAATTATTTCCATGTTTTGAGCTCAAAGAAAATGTCCCGACAACCTTTGTGTCGAAGCTTGCCTCCAATAAGCTACGCCTTTTAACAATACCATGAGGCGCATGTAGAATGTTAAATAATTTATTAATCAGGAGATTTTATCTGCAAACCAGCCAGTCTGTTCTAAGAGAATCCCAAAGGTGCATTTCTTAATTGTTTCACCAATCACCCACAATAACTGGCTCAACAAAGTCTAATAATCTCCCAAAATTATCGTAGCCAAGACTTCTCTCTAAGACTAATCCCAGTGCAGGtgtcatagaggtttcatgcacattaattaggattagggtgccatgtcagcatttttgatgatgtggcagtgagttgatgaggagagaggtaagagggatttcatctagatgaaaccaagtatgcacagttaccaacacaatttgtgtcttgcatgtggtgcatatgaaactacaccatgaaattttgcattgtagaggtagtttcaaatacaatttcattttcatgttgcttatgtggctatcttggaaacatcaaaatgaaactctccattGGGATTAGCCTAATAAGCTATTACTAACTACGGATGAATCGGACTAGCAGCGCAAAAGGAGCGCATGaatgctttctttctttctttctttctaccAAATGGGGGAAATGTTCATCAATTCTAGCTGACCATTTGGTACATAATTGTGGACCACACTAGCCAACTGACAAAGGCAagtgtgagtgtgtgtgtgtcggACAAAATACAAGTGCTTGATCCCAAGGAATAATATGAAAATAGTAAAAAGAAAAACTGCGTGTTAGTactcttagggggtgtttggatacgaggtgctaaactttaacagtgtcacatcggatgttcggatgctaattaggagaactaaacatgagctaattataaaactaattgcataatcctgtgctaattcacgtgacgaatctattaagcctaattaatccatcattaacaaatggttactgtagcaccacgttgtcaaatcatggactaattaggcttaatagattcgtctcacgaattacactccatctgtgcaattagttttgtaattagtctatgtttaatactcctaattagcatccaaacattcgatgtgacgggtgttaaactttaacaccagggagccaaacaggcccttattaCGTAATCAAAATAGTAAAACTGGCAAATCGATTTATGTGATAAGTTGTTGTGATCTGGCTAtcgaactctctctctctctctctccctctctctctctccccctctgaGTTCAAGTGAATGTACTCCCTGTTGGCGCCACAGTTGCTTTCTGTGTCATGAGTTGTTGTCTTTTCAGTATATGTGCTGGATTTGGCAAACAGGTGAAGCTGGAGTGACTGGTAAGTCAGTAAAAGTTAATGATGTAAGCACCCTGATTTTGCCACTTTTCCTCAAGGCTGCCTGGCTGAGGAAAACCAGGTAAGCTGGATGCTCCGATCCGGGCATCAACTTTTGTGTTGGCCCTTTCCAGTCCCTGCTTTACTCATCAGCCTTCACATGCGCCCTGCAGCAGCTCCATGCATGCACGCTCCGGTTTTATGCCATAATTCAGAACAAGCGTGTCTGCGTGTGTGCGGGGAGAGAGATAGTAGAGAGACAGAGTGTGTTTATACCAGTACCAACAAACCTTGGCTTGGCACACCGACCTGCAGTGACGTTTATACCTTGCCGGTAAAAAATACTAGGACTAAGGCACTGCGAGCTACACTACAGTTGGACACCGTACACAACATTAGCAAGGTCTACACTAAACACCGCGCGCGGCAACGTTGCAACGAAAAGCTCCGGACCCATCCCGTGCTGTCGATCGGTGCCGCAAAGGTCCGTGCATGTCCTTGGAACACGTACGACGTTGACTCTAGCTTAGGTTTGGCACGAGAAACCACGCCAAGCAATGCCTAGACAGTGCAAGGGGACGGACATGTGCAAACATACAAATACTCCGTAACACAACACAGCAGCAGATCGATCTTCCTTGACAGCAGATCGATCACACACATCCGGAGTTCCAGACAGCAGTACAGACACCCACCCGGTCTCCATTGAGCGCGCACTGGCGGTACACTACTCGCTGCTTTCCATCAACATGGCCGCCTccaaagaagagagagagagagagagagagagagagagagagagagagaaaattaAAGGCAACTGTCATATCCCCCGTCCGGCAGTGCTAATCAGTAACCACGTTGGTTAGCTGCGCCGTTCGTCCTGCTAATCTCCCTTTTCCGGACACGATGATCGGGTGGACCAACGGCGGCAATGATCCCTCCAAGGGTTCGTCCAAGCGAGCGAGCCCAAACGCCACCAAGCTGCTGCAGAATCGACTTGGTTCTGCTCCAGTACCGGAGATTCCCATCACCCCATGGCGATCGCGTCGTCcgctctgcctctgctcgcATAGGATTCCGCCATGGTTGGAGACGGGCGTTAATATCCCCGGGAGGCAGCGCACGTTGCCGCGCCCAGTCGCCCCCAGCCCAACCCAACACCTCGCTGCTCTGCCTCCCTCGTTATCCTACACGTACACGAGGACACGGATGCCGTCGCCGCCTGCTAGTGCGACGGGCAACTTGGGAGGAAGCAGGAGGGCTCGTGCCTgatccgcgccgccgtcggctcgggatccgccggccgccgccggcggcgtccgccGTGCCGCGCCCCCTCGTGCGCGCGCACGCGTGCGTCGTGCGTGCGGGCGTGCGGCCAGGCACGGCCACCTACCGCAGCTGCCGGGGGCGCGCACATGGCGGCGTCATTGCGGTGGTGTGCATCCAatgcggccggtgcggcgatcTTGGCCGTCCGGCGCAAGGCGACGAGTAGGAGATGACAAAGATATCTACCGCTGTACGGCGCCTTCGCTGCGGGGTTTTGTATTGTATTGTACCCCCGAGCATCTGCGCGCCACCAGAGCATCCAATTCTTGTGCCTCCCCCCGACACTCCACCGGCAGCCGCAGGCCGCGGCCGATCGGTCGACGCGGCCGTTCCCAGCCAGATGCGTGCGCAGTGAATTCGTGGCTggttggctggctggctgcgtTGGCGGTGGCAGGACTTCCGTTTCTGTTTAGTTTTCATTTTACGGTGGTGGTCGTGGCAACTGGCAACCGTGGCAGGTACCATACCCTTGCATCATACGCGCGAGCTGCATCGACGGATGGTCATGCTGATTTGCCCGGCCCTAGATCTTCGGACGGATCACACGATTTGCGGCAACGGGTACCTCTGCGGGCTCAATTGATTCTGCACGTGCTGCCATTGCAGGGCACATCAGAACCGTGAGTCGTGAGAAGCATTTCTGACATGGCCGTGCCTGACATGCGTCCCCAACATCACAACCGACAGCTGAAATTAACCACTGTCATCGAATGCCTGGAAACTACTGGTAGTAATTGCGCGTGGCATATATAGGGGCAGGATTAGGGGATAGAGCATGGGCGAGAcaaaatgaaacataaaaaagaaagaaagaaaaataatgtcagaagtgggatttgaacccacgccCTCGTTAGAGGACCAGAACTTGAGTCTGGCGCCTTAGACCACTCGGCCATCCTGACTTGGTGTTTGAAAACGCATTACGTTTTATTAATATTTAAAACCAACTACGGTCTGCAGGAACACTAACCATTGTTAGCTACATGTGTGCCTCACTCTGCAGGAACAGTTGGACGGACAAACGTAAAATGTTTTCTGAGATGATGTGAGTGCAATGCAAGCATGATTAGGTAGGACAGCGGAGTCAACTAGACTTGCGTGAATAAAATAGGGTTTTGTTTGCTCAAGTGATTATGTGGCTAGTAATACACATAACCATGTGATGTTGGTGAACACTAACCGATGACGGTCTAGTCACCTTGGCGGATATTAACCGGTGAGTGGCAGGCAAGACCTTAGTGAATCACATTAGGCATGTCCGCATGTGCATCATAAACGTCGAGCAAATGAAATAGTTGCAgagtaagagcaactccaagagtatcctaaaaaaaatttccctaaaactatgtattgggagttcttccaaaaaaaatttcccccaaaaacatatcagtccacagcagatcgctaataaatagcccccaatacttcaaacacaggccatgtcatcgtattgggcccatcggaagggacgtgcgggtgtgcgggaatcaggattggggaaaaacaccaacgctaaaatatacgcggtggcaggctgttttttagcgtcgctaaaaaattggggaaggtttaggtggattgttggagtttattttttctctcttttttcctaaaaaaggtattgggggtaagattagcggcctcttggagttgctctaatagGACCCTGTGCTACATTCTACGAGCTACGAGCTACGAGCAATAATTGATGATCTTAGCTTCATATCTTGCTTACGCGTGGATGATCCAACAAAAACAGAGAGGGGTTGTAAGGGgctcaccccccccccccccccccccccccccccccggctaTACTATGTTGAGCTCCCACAAGTAGGTGCATGAGGGAGCGCAAGCTATCGTTGAGGAATTCAGTGCACTCAAAGCCTTAAACAAATGGGAGACAATAGACTAAAGGGGGGAGACATGAGACATTTTGCTTTCATCGTTTATCAGTGGGTGTAAAAGTTTAAAGGAAATTTGAATACCAAATGTTGAGCACGATTGGTGAAAAAGAAAAGCTCACccaacaaaattaaaaaaacctCATTAATTCCACACTCATTCTTCCCGTTTCCTTGCTCCCTTCCAAACATTATTTTTTCACGGGACAATCCGTTTAAAATTGTATAgagaaattttgtaaataatatattaaattttaattatttttttgtcaGGGAAAAGGGGATTTACACGACATTTTCGATGGCCAGGTTTGCCTATGGTCATCGTAAAGTTGTTCTTTACTGGTAACATCCACCGGTCCCAGACTCCTGGTCCAAGTTCGTTGTTGGTAAACGGAACTGCGTTGTGCTCAGTATACGGGTGTTCGCGTTATAATTCAAAAATTATACTTTTAGAAAAAGAACACGCTGTTTGAGCGAAAAGTATGTTCGTAGTCCAAACCGAAATCAATCTTTCGACCCACCCACAACTCTTACTACTTGTAAATAAATGCCTAATTTGTACTAAAGAGTTCGTCTCCAAGCTTGTCCACGGCTGGGCTACACACGCACACCGACCTAATTGTAGGACCAATTGGGCAGACAAGATACAATACGCTGAGCTTATTGATATGCGATGCCAGCAACTCTTTCCAAAATATATCATAGGTGCTTCGTCAATTACAGTTTACAGGACGACGTTTGACCGTTCAAAACTTCACGCATGATCTACACTTTgttacaaaagaaaaaagaacttcAGAAAAATAGGCATCCAAAGGGCAATTTGCAGACATGACCACTCAACCTGCACAGCACCCATGAAATCACTGCAACTGATGGAAGATCCTACAGATAAAAAGACATAAGCCATAAGAAACTCATAGCCCATGAATAAAAGGAAGCGGAATAAAATTCTTGTGTACACAAAATGACATAAGATACATGACTAAGGGTCATGTAACAGAACTAATTTTCTTTTTATCGCTTTCAATATTGCTCACTGCAGCATCTGTCTAATGTACCTTGAGGTATTATTTATATCCAGGGACGCACACCAAGATCCTAGACAACAAACACAAATAAAACTGTTGCAGCTCTAAGCAAGTATGCATAAGAATACTAGTTTATCTTATTATTCAAAAAGTCTTAGGTCAACATATGCAAGAAATGTATTTTAGTGACTTTGGAACTTCAGGATTCAGCAAGAATTTCATTTACCTAGACAAGCTCAATATACGCCATAGGTGCATTATCTCCCCGCCTTGGGAATGTCGGGATGATCCTTGTGTAACCACCCTCTCTGTCTCCATACCTGTCTGCAACCTCAGCAAACAATGCATGGACGATATGCTTCTCATATATGAATGCGAGAGCCTGTCTCCTCTTGTGAAGAGATCCATCCTTTGCCAACGTGATCATTTTCTCAACATACTTCCTCATTGCCTTTGCCCTTGGCTTTGTAGTCTTTATCCTTCCGTGCTTCAGCAGCTGTGTGGTAAGACCACGCAGAAGTGCTTTCCTCTGATCTGGAGGCCTGTTAAGTTTCGGAACACGTCTCCCATGTCTCATTGCAACTATCCTTCCACGAGCATCAACACTGAACAACCGATGCTCAAAGCTTGAGTTCTCTACAATGCATTTGACAAATCCAGTGGGTGAGTTTATACAAAACGGAGTTTAAGAAAACATCCTAATTTCATCAGGACAAAACTTTGAGTGAAAAGGTTGGTCTGCTAATAAATTTTGACATGGTAACAAGCCAAGCGAAGCTGATAAGACTGCGATAGGTAGACAAAACTGGTTGCAGATGTGCACATTGTCATTTTATACAGGTCAATCAAATTGCAGGTGTGTGGTAACAGCAAATAATGATAAGATTGCTGTAAAAGTTATCGACTTGTATCAACACATAAAAAACACTACAGCTTAGACGTGTTGAGCACTGAAACTATTAGACGTATAATGTCAATGATATATTATGTCACATTTTGTTGTGTATTAGCAAGCGTTAACAATTGACGCTCCTAAACTTACAACTATTCTAAAAGCTGCAAACTCTGCCCATCCCTCGTATCGCTTCCATCCCCCACAACTAGCACACAGCAATCTCGGCTTCGGTTCACTAAGTTTAGAGAGGTCAGTGAGATTCCTTTACCGGCACCAAGGGAGAGAAGATTCGAGACAGGCGCGAGGCCGGAGAATGACCCGAGGCAGCcgaccgacgccgccgtcgccgccgacgcgggTGAGAAGGACGACCGGAGCCTGCCCGCCGGGGAAGGTCGGAGAGTGGGAAGGGCCGCACGGAGGGAAGCCATGCGCCAGGTCGAGGCGGagatcgccggcgacggcgaggcggaggggtAGGCCGccatggcggaggcgagcggggCGAGCGAGGCGAGCGGCGGAGTGG encodes the following:
- the LOC101780782 gene encoding 50S ribosomal protein L17, chloroplastic, whose product is MAAYPSASPSPAISASTWRMASLRAALPTLRPSPAGRLRSSFSPASAATAASVGCLGSFSGLAPVSNLLSLGAENSSFEHRLFSVDARGRIVAMRHGRRVPKLNRPPDQRKALLRGLTTQLLKHGRIKTTKPRAKAMRKYVEKMITLAKDGSLHKRRQALAFIYEKHIVHALFAEVADRYGDREGGYTRIIPTFPRRGDNAPMAYIELV